One Microplitis mediator isolate UGA2020A chromosome 3, iyMicMedi2.1, whole genome shotgun sequence DNA segment encodes these proteins:
- the LOC130665204 gene encoding GATA zinc finger domain-containing protein 14-like → NNNNNNNNNNNNNNNNNNNNNNNNNNNNNNNNNNNNNNNNNNNNNNNNNNNNNNNNNNNNNNNNNNNNNNNNNNNNNNNNNNNNNNNNNNNNNNNNNNNNNNNNNNNNNNNNNNNNNNNNNNNNNNNNNNNNNNNNNNNNNNNNNNNNNNNNNNNNNNNNNNNNNNNNNNNNNNNNNNNNNNNNNNNNNNNNNNNNNNNNNNNNNNNNNNNNNNNNNNNNNNNNNNNNNNNNNNNNNNNNNNNNNNNNNNNNNNNNNNNNNNNNNNNNNNNNNNNNNNNNNNNNKWEKTISQVCIDWQK, encoded by the exons aataataataataataataataataataataataataataataataataataataataataataataataataataataataataataataataataataataataataataataataataataataataataataataataataataataataataataataataataataataataataataataataataataataataataataataataataataataataataataataataataataataataataataataataat aataataataataataataataataataataataataataataataataataataataataataataataataataataataataataataataataataataataataataataataataataataataataataataataataataataataataataataataataataataataataataataataataataataataataataataataataataataataataataataataataataataataataataataataataataataataataataataataataataataataataataataataataataataataataataataataataataataataataataataataataataataataataataataataataataataataataataataataataataataataataataataataataataataataataataataataataataataataataataataataataataataataataataataataataataataataataataataataataataataataataataataataataataataataataataataataataataataataataaatgggaAAAAACAATATCTCAAGTCTGTATCGATTGGCAAAAATAA